A single window of Lutzomyia longipalpis isolate SR_M1_2022 chromosome 1, ASM2433408v1 DNA harbors:
- the LOC129795065 gene encoding armadillo-like helical domain-containing protein 3, with amino-acid sequence MTSRKRSGSGSKRPKEKVVYIYELIFRGEDPTNSNSNPEFWNEFFLLQPNVESLEAELLKQTNEQLMAIRGNINELFTRCIEILSSDHPKRVYNSLQTLCALIYAIFKKSSSGTESGFDIINTMVGFSEAEEKMKKLVHHCNEFLVSDTEDCPRDMCLKLLLVLVTGTDNVSQNVLLEYIMINSIFESFVRILSDPPLRALHGHDIVILLTLLVNYRKYEAPNPYIVQLSILADELALNGYGQVISSSLIEFCRQYTQNLAEAQSSSWFSSLSNIVGNMFVSDEGCDKVQQIRANNALLLALYEAVHLNRNFIPTLAHSQAESSAPPSPSNTLNASQPVPDLATAPIIDVTQLPTNLLVAVFQYCSIVMQDHKNESSTINLKLCFLILTCISEDQYANSMMHDVNLTFKVLIHRAQMRHRKLPGERISKSQPLAATLLDLLVEFIVSHLMKKFPMELYLLCVGIIHRVLCYQKRCRVRLVYPWKELWAALIGLLKFLVGQEQNLVKKCNIFHLAIQIVNIFNLFITYGDTFLATTNSYDELYYELNREEKVFSEIHAMVLRYTTIPDCEYKDDVLKLLQSLVNILAIIKHFQIKIKEWLDLQNISTPSEDQILEVVRKNYDLTLKLQDSLDQYERYAEKPKHAAFFTSMVREVVTDTRKNIYYAIKEAHAAPQANYYLTPQ; translated from the exons ATGACATCCAGAAAGAGAAGTGGGTCCGGTTCGAAGCGTCCCAAGGAGAAGGTGGTGTACATCTATGAGTTGATTTTTCGTGGGGAAGATCCAACGAATAGCAACAGCAATCCAGAATTCTGGAATGAATTCTTCCTGCTGCAGCCAAATGTTGAGAGTCTCGAGGCTGAGCTCCTGAAGCAGACAAATGAGCAACTAATGGCAATCAGGGGGAATATCAATGAACTCTTCACGCGATGCATAGAAATTCTAAGTTCAG ATCATCCAAAGAGAGTTTACAACTCCCTTCAGACACTCTGTGCACTGATTTATGCGATTTTCAAGAAATCCTCCTCAGGGACTGAATCAGGATTTGACATAATCAACACAATGGTGGGCTTTTCGGAGGCtgaggagaaaatgaagaagctCGTCCATCACTGCAATGAATTCCTCGTGAGTGACACCGAGGACTGTCCGAGGGATATGTGCTTGAAGCTTCTCCTGGTCTTGGTTACGGGAACGGACAATGTGAGCCAGAATGTACTGCTGGAGTACATCATGATCAACAGCATCTTTGAGTCATTCGTACGAATTCTCAGTGATCCCCCTCTGAGGGCTCTCCATGGGCATGATATTGTCATTCTGCTGACACTCCTCGTGAATTACCGGAAGTACGAAGCCCCCAATCCGTACATTGTGCAACTTTCCATCCTAGCCGATGAATTAGCCCTCAATGGCTATGGGCAGGTAATTTCATCATCCCTCATTGAATTCTGTCGCCAGTACACGCAGAATCTCGCTGAAGCCCAGTCATCGTCATGGTTTTCCTCGCTGTCCAACATTGTGGGCAATATGTTTGTGTCGGACGAAGGCTGTGATAAGGTGCAACAAATCCGTGCAAACAATGCCCTTCTTCTGGCCCTCTATGAGGCCGTTCACCTCAACAGGAACTTCATTCCTACCCTAGCGCACAGTCAGGCGGAATCATCGGCCCCCCCGTCACCCAGCAACACCCTGAACGCTAGTCAACCCGTTCCTGATCTCGCCACAGCACCCATCATTGATGTTACCCAATTACCCACAAATCTCCTCGTGGCTGTCTTTCAGTACTGCTCAATTGTGATGCAGGACCACAAGAATGAGTCATCAACGATCAACTTGAAGCTCTGCTTCCTCATCCTCACGTGCATTTCTGAGGATCAGTATGCCAATTCCATGATGCACGATGTCAATCTCACGTTCAAAGTTCTCATTCATCGTGCTCAGATGCGGCACAGAAAACTACCCGGAGAGAGGATTTCCAAGTCGCAGCCACTCGCTGCTACACTTTTAG ATCTCTTGGTTGAGTTCATTGTGTCGCATTTGATGAAGAAATTCCCAATGGAGCTGTATCTCCTCTGCGTTGGGATTATCCATCGGGTCCTGTGCTACCAGAAGCGCTGCCGCGTGAGATTGGTGTATCCGTGGAAGGAACTTTGGGCAGCACTAATTGGTTTGCTGAAATTCCTCGTGGGACAGGAACAAAATCTCGTGAAGAAGTGCAATATCTTCCATCTCGCCATTCAAATTGTGAACATTTTCAATCTCTTCATCACATACGGCGATACCTTTCTTGCCACGACAAATAGCTACGATGAGCTGTACTACGAGCTGAATAGAGAGGAGAAAGTCTTCAGTGAAATTCACGCAATGG TTTTGAGGTACACCACAATACCTGATTGCGAGTACAAAGATGATGTGCTGAAGTTGCTTCAGTCTCTCGTGAATATTCTTGCGATAATCAAGCATTTCCAGATTAAGATCAAGGAATGGCTTGATTTGCAGAATATCTCAACACCGAGTGAGGATCAAATCCTCGAGGTTGTGCGCAAAAATTACGATTTGACGCTTAAACTGCAGGATTCGCTTGATCAGTACGAGAGGTATGCTGAAAAGCCTAAACATGCTGCCTTCTTCACGTCAATGGTACGTGAGGTGGTCACGGATAcgcgaaaaaatatttactacgCTATCAAAGAGGCCCATGCGGCACCACAAGCAAACTACTACTTAACCCCACAGTAG
- the LOC129795014 gene encoding hypoxia up-regulated protein 1 gives MQRLHWNLCAIAGVLLGIFCTSGVNGAAVMSVDFGSEYMKVAVISPGVPMEIALNTESKRKTASMLAFRDGARIFGEDAQNIGVRFPQNSYGYFLDLLGKSIDNPVVELYKKRFPYYKIEADPQRNTVLFRIGEEVYSVEELVAQLLHKAKEYAENTAQQKITECVIVTPGYFGQAERSALISAASLANLKVLQLINDYTAVGLNYGVFRKKEINETAQYYIFYDMGAYKTSAAVVSFQLVKDKATRETNPVISVLGVGYDRTLGGLEMQLRLRDYLAKEFNNMKKTPTDVFTSPRALAKLFKEAGRVKNVLSANADHYAQIENLLDDKDFRVQVTREKFEELCADLFERVPNVINRALATSGLSMDVVTQVILFGGATRVPKVQEILKKTIKQDLGKNLNSDEAAAMGAVYRAADLATGFRVQKFLTKDAVLLPIQVVFEREGESGSMRQVRRTLFGPMNPYPQKKVITFNKHTSDFTFDVNYAELDHLAKNEIPFLGSLNLSRVALSQVGETLKEHLTENVESKGIKAHFAMDDSGLFSLTGVELVYEKSVTELAEEDEESPLSKLGSTISKLFSSDKTEKAAEEKEQQDDGQEETTTEPPTEEQTATNTTKEAHAGNETTMDKTADFKEEEAQGQNKTEKPKIVTVKQPIPLEVTHLFTKPLSDELYEESKKKINELDKIERERTRRETALNALESFVIEANQRMEQEEYASCAVPEEIEQIQKSCAETSDWLYEDGSDADAKTYEDKLKELKKLTNDVYGRHWEHTERPEALKALAGMLEGSQKFLKTAKNLTKDFNVEKDVFTAVEIETLEKAITETEEWRNVEVKEQEKLKKSEPVRLTVKLIMEKMSLLDREVKYLVNKLKIWKPKLKEKKAKSNETDKEEAAAEKEDEAKEEQEEVVKDQEEDGPQVEEPQLPTEDTEKSEGSHSEL, from the exons ATGCAGCGATTGCATTGGAACTTGTGTGCAATTGCCGGCGTGCTGTTGGGCATCTTCTGCACCAGCGGAGTGAATGGAGCTGCCGTGATGTCCGTGGATTTTGGCAGTGAATACATGAAG GTGGCTGTGATTTCACCGGGAGTGCCAATGGAGATTGCCCTGAACACGGAATCCAAGAGGAAAACAGCTTCAATGCTGGCCTTCCGCGATGGTGCACGAATTTTCGGGGAAGATGCTCAAAATATTGGGGTGCGGTTCCCACAGAACAGCTATGGGTACTTTTTGGATTTACTTGGGAAGAGTATTGACAACCCTGTGGTGGAGTTGTACAAGAAACGCTTCCCATACTACAAAATCGAGGCAGATCCACAGCGGAATACAGTTCTCTTCCGCATTGGGGAAGAGGTTTACAGCGTAGAGGAATTGGTGGCTCAATTGCTGCACAAGGCTAAGGAGTATGCTGAGAATACGGCACAGCAGAAGATTACGGAATGTGTGATTGTTACTCCAGGTTACTTTGGACAAGCCGAGCGATCAGCTCTTATTTCTGCTGCCAGCTTAGCTAACTTGAAGGTACTTCAGCTCATAAATGACTACACAGCTGTTGGCCTCAACTACGGAGTATTCCGGAAGAAGGAAATCAATGAAACTGCTCAGTATTATATTTTCTACGATATGGGCGCCTATAAGACATCTGCTGCTGTTGTTAGCTTCCAACTGGTTAAAGATAAGGCAACACGTGAAACAAATCCCGTCATTTCTGTCCTCGGTGTTGGGTACGATCGTACTCTTGGTGGTTTGGAGATGCAACTTCGCTTACGAGATTATCTCGCCAAGGAATTCAACAATATGAAGAAGACCCCCACGGATGTCTTTACAAGCCCTCGAGCCTTGGCCAAACTTTTCAAGGAAGCCGGTCGTGTGAAGAATGTCTTGAGTGCCAATGCTGATCACTATGCACAAATTGAGAATCTCCTGGATGACAAAGACTTCCGTGTTCAGGTGACACGTGAAAAGTTCGAAGAACTCTGCGCTGATCTCTTTGAGCGCGTACCTAATGTAATTAATCGTGCTCTGGCAACCTCCGGACTATCCATGGATGTTGTGACGCAGGTGATTCTCTTTGGTGGTGCAACACGTGTCCCGAAGGTACAGGAGATCCTCAAGAAGACCATTAAGCAGGATTTGGGTAAAAATCTCAATTCAGACGAAGCTGCCGCCATGGGAGCCGTGTACAGAGCAGCAGATCTCGCAACGGGATTCCGGGTACAGAAATTCTTGACAAAGGATGCCGTTCTGCTTCCAATTCAGGTGGTGTTCGAGCGTGAAGGTGAAAGTGGGAGTATGCGACAGGTGAGGCGTACCCTCTTCGGACCAATGAACCCGTACCCGCAGAAGAAGGTAATCACCTTCAATAAGCACACATCGGATTTCACTTTTGACGTCAACTACGCAGAGCTGGATCATCTAGCAAAGAACGAAATCCCCTTCTTGGGTTCTCTTAACCTCTCCCGTGTGGCACTGAGTCAGGTTGGAGAAACCCTCAAGGAGCACCTAACTGAGAATGTTGAATCAAAGGGAATTAAAGCACATTTCGCCATGGATGATTCTGGGCTCTTCTCATTGACTGGAGTTGAGCTGGTCTACGAGAAATCCGTCACAGAGCTTGcggaagaagatgaagagagTCCTCTGTCGAAACTCGGTAGCACAATTAGTAAACTCTTCTCAAGCGACAAGACCGAGAAGGCAGCAGAAGAGAAGGAGCAACAGGATGATGGCCAAGAGGAAACAACAACTGAACCCCCAACGGAAGAACAAACAGCAACAAATACAACGAAGGAAGCTCATGCAGGCAATGAGACAACAATGGATAAGACAGCAGACTTCAAGGAGGAAGAAGCTCAGGGACAGAATAAGACTGAGAAACCCAAAATTGTTACGGTGAAACAACCAATCCCCCTGGAAGTGACACACCTCTTTACGAAACCCCTGTCGGATGAACTGTACGAGGagtcaaagaagaaaattaacgaACTGGATAAGATTGAGCGTGAACGAACACGCCGTGAGACAGCACTCAATGCCCTTGAGAGTTTTGTCATTGAAGCCAATCAACGGATGGAACAGGAAGAGTACGCCAGTTGTGCCGTTCCCGAGGAGATTGAGCAAATTCAGAAGTCCTGCGCTGAAACATCCGATTGGTTGTATGAAGATGGAAGTGATGCTGATGCCAAGACGTATGAAGATAAGTTGAAGGAGCTGAAGAAGTTAACAAATGACGTCTATGGGCGACATTGGGAACATACAGAACGTCCGGAGGCACTCAAAGCCCTtgcaggaatgcttgaaggttcacagaaattcctcaaaacaGCCAAGAACCTCACAAAGGACTTCAATGTGGAGAAGGATGTTTTTACAGCGGTGGAAATTGAGACACTCGAGAAGGCAATTACAGAGACTGAGGAATGGCGCAACGTTGAGGTGAAGGAACaggagaaattgaagaaaagcgAACCCGTACGGCTTACCGTGAAGCTTATTATGGAGAAAATGTCCTTGCTTGATAGGGAGGTCAAATACCTCGTTAATAAGCTGAAAATCTGGAAGCCTAAGCTCAAGGAGAAGAAGGCAAAGAGCAATGAAACGGATAAGGAGGAGGCAGCTGCGGAGAAGGAAGATGAGGCTAAGGAAGAGCAGGAGGAAGTAGTCAAGGACCAAGAAGAAGATGGACCGCAAGTTGAGGAACCCCAACTGCCCACAGAAGACACCGAAAAGTCTGAAGGTTCCCACAGTGAACTGTAG